The following coding sequences are from one Saprospiraceae bacterium window:
- a CDS encoding TonB-dependent receptor plug domain-containing protein: protein MRVNLVVILFLSFLFVVELKGQKDNLDKLYSFSFHHTTLDKAFGQISKTSAINISFDQAYCEKRQVTKYFVNHPLRDILGELSAEHNLKLVVINSEQIAIEPDIPQEPNEYYVSGRVEDSASQELIIGAIVSNGGNWTMTNDYGYFVLKSKHKLDQIEVFQLGYAAKLVSLKGNPSNFLTIRLSNQSILPTIIVSQSSDRNSEMKEWNEGIVSTRFIAAVPTAFGDRDVQRSLQSVAGISGGADGFGGLNVRGGGYDQNLIMLDDVPLYYSNHALGLFSIFNPDAIRNIQFVKDNFAAKYGGKLSSVIDIHSKDGSFNTWNAMLSTGLLSSKIQFDGPLMTEKLACFFSARRTMIDPFIKSLTKYFKEQGGKEGETKYYFYDLNAKLSYLINSKSRVYLSYYTGKDFFNDQELLYTENDNNSTVSRNFDQLEWRNQIASLRYHYSFTKSVFLNQVFYYGTYHSSSEQFEGYLTSFNGVARDSFLLGRSFYTRLNYFGWNSFLDLHFGGEHQLKTGWTLMREGFKPALYTTQLGSDLKSEFLSYTPGPIDSILQKNKSSLPEFHVFIQHNKRWNRSLSSSAGIRATYLEYDGVRTVRLQPRASLITDISRKIALSISYDRNIQTAHLISSNSLGLPTDLWVPVTKEFGPQTSDQFTFNLNWTPASHSYFKLSAYFKNSKQLVQIKEGASFLFAEIKNWKEQLTTGSGKSKGLELSYRLQSSKLICQSNITWSKSTRKFELLNRGQEFLYKYDRPIQIKLLTTYQLFENTKLHLYSEFATGSPVSLPSGDYLYYSTESGYPQLNIYHYDKLNNERLPDYFRLDLGLSYTLTSDRIGQEFYIGVYNLTNRLNPIFIELDGSGTGSINSKFQQVSLMPLLPSVSYRISWRSKA from the coding sequence ATGCGTGTTAATCTTGTTGTCATTTTATTTTTGTCTTTCCTTTTCGTTGTAGAATTAAAAGGCCAAAAGGACAATTTAGATAAACTTTATAGTTTTAGCTTTCATCACACAACTTTAGATAAAGCATTTGGACAAATTTCTAAAACCAGTGCAATAAACATTTCTTTTGATCAAGCTTATTGTGAGAAAAGACAGGTTACAAAGTATTTTGTGAATCATCCACTTCGAGATATTTTAGGGGAACTCAGTGCTGAGCACAATTTGAAACTTGTAGTGATTAATTCTGAGCAAATTGCTATCGAACCTGACATTCCCCAAGAACCCAACGAGTACTATGTCAGTGGCAGAGTTGAAGATTCTGCTTCTCAGGAATTAATCATTGGAGCCATTGTAAGCAACGGTGGAAACTGGACAATGACTAATGACTATGGATATTTTGTTTTGAAATCAAAACATAAATTGGACCAAATTGAAGTGTTCCAGTTAGGATATGCGGCTAAATTGGTTTCCTTAAAAGGAAATCCTTCCAATTTTTTAACTATCAGACTCTCTAATCAATCCATATTGCCAACCATCATTGTTTCCCAAAGTTCTGATAGAAACTCAGAGATGAAAGAGTGGAACGAAGGAATAGTATCAACACGATTTATTGCGGCAGTGCCTACCGCTTTTGGTGACAGAGATGTGCAACGAAGTCTTCAGTCTGTCGCAGGGATATCAGGTGGTGCGGATGGTTTTGGAGGTCTCAACGTTCGGGGCGGTGGCTACGATCAAAATCTGATTATGTTGGATGATGTGCCATTGTATTATAGCAATCATGCTCTAGGGTTATTTAGTATATTCAACCCGGATGCAATCAGAAACATTCAATTTGTCAAGGACAATTTTGCAGCAAAGTACGGCGGCAAATTATCCAGCGTCATTGATATCCATTCTAAGGATGGTAGCTTTAATACATGGAATGCGATGTTGTCCACAGGTTTGTTGAGTAGCAAAATACAGTTTGATGGACCTCTGATGACTGAAAAATTGGCTTGTTTTTTTTCTGCACGCAGAACGATGATCGATCCTTTTATAAAATCTCTCACAAAATATTTCAAGGAGCAAGGTGGTAAAGAAGGTGAGACAAAATATTATTTTTATGATTTAAATGCCAAACTCTCATACCTGATCAATTCTAAAAGTAGAGTGTATCTCAGTTATTATACAGGGAAAGATTTTTTTAATGATCAAGAATTATTGTATACAGAAAATGATAACAATTCTACAGTAAGTCGTAATTTCGATCAGCTGGAATGGAGAAACCAAATCGCGTCTTTGAGGTATCATTATAGTTTCACAAAATCCGTTTTTTTAAATCAAGTATTTTATTACGGAACCTATCACAGCTCATCAGAACAGTTTGAAGGTTACTTGACCAGTTTCAACGGTGTAGCAAGAGATTCATTTTTATTGGGAAGATCTTTTTATACGCGACTTAATTATTTTGGTTGGAACAGTTTTCTTGATTTGCATTTTGGAGGCGAACACCAATTAAAAACAGGGTGGACCTTGATGCGGGAAGGGTTTAAACCAGCATTGTATACTACACAATTGGGAAGTGATTTGAAAAGTGAATTTTTATCTTATACACCAGGTCCGATAGACAGTATTTTACAAAAGAATAAGTCGAGTTTACCTGAATTTCATGTATTTATACAACACAATAAAAGATGGAATAGGTCATTGTCTTCTTCTGCAGGGATCAGAGCTACTTATCTTGAATATGATGGAGTCAGAACTGTTAGATTGCAACCACGGGCAAGCTTGATCACTGATATTTCAAGGAAAATAGCCTTATCTATATCTTACGATAGAAATATTCAAACGGCACATTTGATAAGTTCAAATTCTTTAGGACTACCTACTGATCTTTGGGTCCCTGTCACAAAGGAATTTGGCCCACAGACTTCTGATCAATTCACTTTTAATTTAAATTGGACTCCTGCTTCTCACTCTTATTTTAAACTGTCGGCATATTTTAAAAATTCGAAGCAATTGGTGCAAATAAAAGAAGGTGCAAGTTTTCTTTTTGCTGAAATTAAGAACTGGAAAGAACAGCTTACCACAGGTTCTGGAAAGTCTAAAGGACTGGAATTATCTTACCGGCTTCAGTCCAGTAAATTGATTTGCCAATCCAACATCACCTGGAGCAAGTCGACAAGAAAGTTTGAGTTGTTAAATAGAGGTCAGGAATTTTTGTACAAATATGATAGACCTATTCAAATCAAATTATTGACTACTTATCAATTGTTTGAGAATACTAAACTTCACTTATATTCTGAATTTGCTACAGGTAGCCCTGTTAGTTTACCTTCCGGTGATTATTTGTATTACTCAACTGAAAGTGGTTATCCTCAGCTCAATATTTACCATTATGACAAACTCAACAATGAACGACTTCCCGATTATTTTAGACTGGACTTGGGCTTGAGCTATACATTGACTTCAGACCGGATAGGACAAGAATTCTATATAGGCGTATATAATTTAACCAATAGACTGAATCCGATTTTTATTGAATTAGATGGTTCAGGCACCGGAAGTATCAACTCTAAATTCCAACAGGTGAGCCTCATGCCTCTCCTTCCCAGTGTAAGCTATAGGATCAGCTGGCGTTCAAAGGCTTAG
- a CDS encoding DUF4249 domain-containing protein, with protein sequence MLLALTCFAILSSCTSEYIPEGDHVTPGYYMVCFISPDAPVIATIGKFVNPFSNDSGLPETPYVLKMENEHKSFPFYVLPNTNGRRLKLLSNAEKLDGAYKLHWLTSDSVVLTAQTEIPSSTIQSNSLIVELFNPNFSESGIRQSIDVRISWNDESDTDNYYHLIPYKVNYRFDVTSGKFVINTENPKEALEMSFIDNHQNNQLLLQHEPGALIAEDNSNAGQLSYRFRLRTNGIIDLKKEIFKHIQFELRKVTKDYYLFHRSVALQLANNNQRIPLYEPILTHTNVSGGYGIFAGYRSIFQDKLFQ encoded by the coding sequence ATGTTACTGGCATTGACTTGCTTTGCAATATTATCTTCTTGCACTAGTGAGTATATACCTGAAGGCGATCATGTGACCCCTGGTTACTATATGGTTTGTTTTATAAGTCCGGATGCACCGGTCATTGCGACGATCGGAAAATTTGTAAACCCATTTTCAAATGATTCTGGATTGCCGGAAACGCCATATGTACTGAAAATGGAAAATGAACATAAATCTTTCCCTTTTTATGTCTTGCCGAACACAAATGGAAGGAGACTCAAATTATTATCTAATGCCGAGAAATTGGATGGAGCTTATAAGCTCCATTGGTTGACCTCGGATAGCGTGGTTCTCACCGCCCAAACAGAAATACCCAGTTCGACTATTCAATCCAACAGTCTCATCGTAGAATTATTTAATCCAAATTTCTCTGAAAGTGGAATTCGCCAAAGTATTGATGTTCGAATTTCGTGGAATGATGAAAGTGATACGGATAATTATTATCATTTAATTCCTTATAAAGTTAATTATCGTTTTGACGTCACTTCAGGTAAATTTGTAATCAATACCGAGAATCCCAAAGAAGCTTTGGAAATGAGTTTTATAGACAATCATCAGAATAATCAACTCCTTCTGCAGCACGAACCCGGCGCTCTAATTGCGGAAGATAATTCTAATGCAGGACAGCTATCTTATCGATTCAGACTAAGAACAAATGGTATCATTGATCTTAAAAAAGAAATATTCAAACATATCCAGTTTGAATTGAGAAAGGTAACTAAAGATTATTATTTGTTTCATAGAAGTGTTGCTTTACAACTTGCAAATAACAACCAGAGAATACCATTGTATGAACCTATCCTGACACATACTAATGTTTCAGGTGGTTATGGAATATTTGCTGGATACCGATCCATATTCCAAGATAAATTGTTCCAGTAA
- a CDS encoding CotH kinase family protein gives MSRLYFLILSFITLDLISAYKSTAQSIVLDSSKLPICIIETRGKTIVNEPRIRAYLKVINNGPGNTNYTKQPTFEYNNSIDIEIRGNSSQAYPQKQYGFELKDSLSGDDIAVSLLGMPEEEDWILYAPYNDVSLLRNVLTYHLWSEMGHWAPRTRYCELILNGSYQGIYILVEKIKRDKNRVDIAKMNPEDTSGTELTGGYIMKIDKSNNPGDKSFVSSVKSTNNSNITWLYDYPDPSDIKLKQQDYIRRYIDSFEKTLVGANFDDPIVGYRRYISTPSFIDYLLLTEFTRNADAYKASSYFHKEKQEDDGSKGQLKAGPVWDYNFAYGNASFCSGALFTGWMYNGCVPATLPTPVMWRRLLEDPVFANETRCRYQSLRNGGILDTSLIFSFIDKYAADTLMDAMNRHFKKWPILGTNPGGFNAYVVRSYSEEIGKVKSWIWNRLQWMDANLGGSCAPAIAQIKVDAKIPCSTDSIPKLDLKQPFDREPFNYTGREVVKSIPTNIVRWVLVELRDNDDSTKLIAQRAALLRSDNIVVDTNFKSGVYFNNISPTDQYKLMVRYDVYSYILYNKTVSLPISVAIDLTKPITHKEPNIGSPLSFLIQDTVTHTICVGKEADLDSAFFNFLPIRFDSVTIESDSLQIVPLGDHAIVSATHPGDYIVHSYLHCPPNYHVHVLFKLKVLAGPMVEILGPKGICPGSTVELIANSKAVQYLWNTGINERKMNIQSGGLFQVTVTDENACTASNEINVESFQDIAGDIIVENQPEDSVCAFYFKATTGMNSGYHYIWNSKFNQDTFYSADPRVNLTVIDSNQCEKMYTALCQLTTSSQTFGLETVQVIPNPNLGTFTLVFPDKLSSDKLLSLYSVEGKILFNAKGQERDRITFDLKLPPGIYIIQLTERSGLLWQTKMVVVP, from the coding sequence ATGTCACGGTTGTATTTTTTGATATTAAGCTTCATTACTCTCGATTTAATTAGTGCTTATAAATCGACTGCCCAATCCATTGTTTTAGATTCATCAAAATTACCGATTTGTATCATTGAAACCAGAGGTAAAACAATCGTAAACGAGCCACGTATAAGAGCTTACTTGAAAGTCATAAATAATGGTCCCGGTAATACGAATTATACAAAACAGCCAACCTTTGAGTACAACAATTCCATTGACATTGAAATCAGAGGCAATAGCTCCCAAGCTTATCCGCAAAAACAATATGGTTTTGAACTTAAAGACAGTCTGAGCGGAGATGATATTGCAGTTTCTTTACTTGGTATGCCTGAAGAAGAGGATTGGATTTTGTATGCACCCTACAATGATGTCAGTTTACTAAGAAATGTACTGACTTACCACCTATGGAGTGAAATGGGACATTGGGCTCCGAGAACCAGATATTGCGAACTGATATTGAATGGAAGCTATCAAGGTATCTACATTTTGGTTGAGAAAATCAAAAGGGACAAGAATCGTGTTGACATTGCCAAAATGAACCCTGAAGATACAAGTGGTACAGAGCTGACAGGAGGATATATCATGAAAATAGACAAAAGCAATAATCCTGGAGATAAAAGTTTTGTTTCCTCGGTTAAATCAACAAATAATTCCAATATAACTTGGCTATATGATTACCCAGACCCCTCAGATATCAAATTAAAGCAGCAAGATTATATAAGAAGGTATATTGACAGTTTTGAAAAAACTTTGGTTGGTGCTAATTTCGATGACCCTATTGTCGGCTATCGCAGATACATCAGCACTCCTTCGTTTATTGATTATCTGTTACTCACCGAGTTTACACGCAATGCAGACGCTTACAAAGCCAGTAGTTATTTTCATAAGGAGAAACAAGAAGACGATGGATCAAAAGGTCAACTAAAAGCAGGACCCGTATGGGATTATAATTTTGCATATGGGAACGCGAGTTTCTGTTCTGGCGCTTTATTCACAGGATGGATGTATAATGGCTGTGTTCCTGCTACTTTACCTACGCCGGTCATGTGGAGAAGATTGCTTGAAGATCCTGTTTTTGCGAATGAAACCAGATGCAGATACCAAAGTTTACGAAATGGCGGAATATTGGATACCAGTTTAATTTTTTCCTTTATTGACAAATATGCTGCGGATACTTTGATGGATGCCATGAACCGACACTTCAAAAAATGGCCAATATTAGGCACAAATCCTGGGGGATTTAATGCATATGTTGTCAGGTCATATTCAGAAGAAATTGGGAAAGTAAAATCCTGGATCTGGAATCGACTCCAATGGATGGATGCAAATTTAGGAGGTTCTTGTGCACCTGCGATAGCTCAAATCAAAGTGGATGCTAAAATTCCGTGCAGCACAGATAGTATACCTAAGTTAGACCTTAAGCAGCCTTTTGATCGAGAACCTTTTAACTATACTGGAAGGGAAGTGGTCAAATCCATACCAACTAACATAGTCCGATGGGTGCTTGTCGAACTGAGAGATAATGATGATAGTACTAAACTGATTGCACAGCGAGCGGCGCTGTTGCGATCAGATAATATAGTGGTTGATACAAACTTCAAAAGCGGTGTTTATTTTAATAATATTTCTCCCACTGATCAATACAAACTAATGGTGAGATATGATGTGTATAGCTATATTTTATATAATAAAACTGTTAGTTTACCTATTTCTGTTGCAATTGATCTAACCAAGCCAATTACTCATAAAGAACCAAATATCGGTTCTCCCCTCAGTTTCCTGATTCAAGATACAGTAACACATACCATTTGTGTAGGAAAAGAAGCTGATTTGGATTCTGCATTTTTTAATTTTTTGCCCATTAGGTTTGATTCAGTTACGATAGAATCTGATAGCCTCCAAATTGTACCTCTCGGAGATCACGCAATTGTTTCTGCTACTCATCCGGGTGACTATATTGTTCATTCTTATTTGCATTGTCCTCCGAACTACCATGTGCACGTTTTATTTAAATTGAAAGTTTTGGCAGGACCGATGGTTGAGATTTTAGGACCCAAAGGAATTTGTCCCGGCTCAACTGTTGAATTAATTGCTAATTCTAAAGCTGTACAGTATTTGTGGAATACGGGAATCAATGAGAGAAAAATGAACATTCAGAGCGGAGGATTATTTCAGGTTACAGTTACAGATGAAAATGCATGTACTGCAAGCAATGAAATAAATGTGGAGTCTTTTCAGGATATTGCAGGTGATATAATCGTCGAGAATCAACCGGAGGATAGCGTGTGTGCTTTTTACTTCAAAGCTACCACAGGAATGAATTCAGGATATCATTATATATGGAATTCAAAGTTTAATCAAGATACATTTTATTCGGCGGATCCCAGAGTAAATCTTACAGTGATAGATAGCAATCAATGTGAGAAAATGTACACAGCACTTTGTCAACTTACAACATCATCTCAAACCTTTGGATTGGAAACAGTGCAAGTCATTCCAAATCCAAATCTCGGCACCTTTACTTTGGTTTTTCCTGATAAGCTGAGCAGTGATAAACTTTTGAGTTTATATTCTGTCGAAGGTAAAATACTGTTTAACGCCAAAGGTCAGGAGAGGGATCGAATTACGTTTGACTTGAAACTGCCACCAGGTATATATATTATACAATTAACAGAGCGATCTGGATTATTGTGGCAAACAAAAATGGTGGTAGTTCCTTAA
- the fsa gene encoding fructose-6-phosphate aldolase, whose product MKFFIDTANLDQIKEAKDLGILDGVTTNPSLMAKEGITGKENIFRHYKKICDLVDGDVSAEVIATDFEGMMKEGKDLALISENIVVKVPVTKDGIKAISAFTEQDILTNCTLVFSAGQAILAAKAGATYISPFIGRVDDISWNGMQLVKEIYEIYMTQGFETEILAASIRSPLHIVEAAKAGADVATCPLDAILGLLKHPLTDIGLEKFLSDHKKAAAK is encoded by the coding sequence ATGAAGTTTTTTATTGACACCGCCAACTTAGATCAAATCAAAGAAGCAAAAGACCTGGGTATATTGGATGGCGTTACTACCAATCCAAGTCTTATGGCAAAAGAAGGGATCACAGGAAAAGAGAATATTTTCAGGCATTATAAAAAAATTTGTGACCTAGTAGATGGCGATGTGAGTGCAGAAGTGATTGCCACAGATTTTGAAGGCATGATGAAGGAAGGTAAAGATCTTGCACTTATATCTGAAAATATCGTCGTGAAAGTTCCCGTTACCAAAGATGGAATTAAGGCTATTTCTGCGTTCACAGAACAAGACATTTTGACCAATTGTACTTTAGTTTTCAGTGCCGGTCAAGCAATACTAGCTGCAAAAGCAGGTGCAACATACATTTCACCGTTTATCGGCAGAGTTGATGATATCAGTTGGAATGGAATGCAATTGGTGAAAGAGATTTACGAGATCTATATGACCCAAGGTTTTGAAACAGAAATATTGGCTGCTTCGATCAGATCTCCACTTCATATAGTTGAAGCTGCAAAAGCCGGAGCTGACGTAGCCACTTGCCCTTTGGATGCGATATTAGGTTTACTCAAACATCCACTTACAGACATTGGCTTGGAAAAATTTCTTTCAGACCACAAAAAAGCTGCTGCAAAATAA
- a CDS encoding RluA family pseudouridine synthase, which yields MKYKLKILYEDNHIIVIEKQPGVLSQPDTTGAPNLVDMVKEYLRIKYEKPGEAYVGLVQRLDRPVGGVMVLAKTSKAFIRLQDQMKARTIKKHYLAVSGFAPPKDEDELNHFLLKHESINRTSVYEEPLEGAKDSRLKYKLLGTHEGRYIFDIQLITGRSHQIRSQMAHIGCPLLGDVKYGNNLTKLGYLLALYAYSLSFDHPTLKERMTFLNYPKAKEYWTGLDIFFPKENSEH from the coding sequence ATGAAGTATAAACTCAAAATCCTTTACGAAGATAACCATATCATAGTGATAGAAAAGCAACCGGGCGTCTTATCTCAACCAGACACGACAGGAGCCCCAAATCTAGTGGATATGGTGAAAGAATATCTGAGAATAAAATATGAAAAACCAGGTGAGGCCTACGTCGGTCTAGTCCAAAGATTAGACAGACCGGTGGGTGGTGTCATGGTACTGGCAAAAACTTCAAAAGCCTTCATCAGGCTGCAAGATCAGATGAAAGCTCGAACGATAAAAAAGCATTATCTCGCTGTCAGTGGGTTTGCTCCCCCAAAGGACGAAGACGAACTCAATCATTTTCTGCTCAAACATGAAAGCATCAACCGCACTTCCGTATATGAAGAACCTTTGGAAGGAGCGAAGGATTCGAGGCTGAAATACAAACTTCTGGGAACCCATGAAGGCCGTTATATATTTGATATCCAATTGATTACTGGCCGATCTCACCAAATTAGGAGCCAAATGGCGCATATCGGCTGTCCGTTGTTGGGGGACGTAAAGTATGGGAACAACCTTACCAAACTAGGTTATTTACTGGCACTATATGCTTATTCACTTAGTTTTGACCACCCAACTTTGAAAGAAAGAATGACATTTTTGAATTATCCTAAGGCCAAAGAGTATTGGACCGGACTAGATATTTTTTTTCCTAAAGAAAATAGCGAGCATTGA
- a CDS encoding 1,4-dihydroxy-6-naphthoate synthase, with product MSIDQNIKIAISPCPNDTFIFGAWLIGLLNKRSTIKLSETSFMDISELNEYALTGEPDIVKVSAVRVGQLSDKYYILNCGGALGEDCGPILVSAHEQKPQDFSLMKVVLPGKKTTAHILFQDAYPAVHRLTYALFSEIDSLVAAKKFDAGVLIHEGRFTYRKKKLHLWSDLGELWVKKYELPIPLGLILVKKELGVEFARRVSDQIKQSIEVARTHPVLLKEYIALHAQEMDQEVIQNHIDLYVNEMSWDMGPRGRAAVEELLRIANELPAGGNRLEFI from the coding sequence ATGTCGATCGACCAAAATATCAAAATAGCCATTTCTCCCTGTCCAAATGACACATTCATTTTTGGGGCATGGCTGATTGGACTACTTAACAAAAGAAGTACCATAAAGTTATCTGAAACATCCTTCATGGACATTTCAGAATTGAATGAATATGCGCTTACCGGAGAGCCTGACATAGTCAAAGTGTCAGCTGTAAGAGTTGGCCAGCTGAGCGATAAATATTACATATTGAATTGCGGAGGAGCTTTGGGAGAAGATTGCGGACCAATTCTGGTATCTGCCCACGAGCAGAAACCCCAAGATTTCAGCTTGATGAAAGTAGTCTTGCCTGGAAAAAAGACAACCGCCCATATTCTATTTCAAGATGCTTACCCTGCTGTCCATCGACTTACATATGCACTATTTTCAGAGATCGACAGCCTTGTAGCAGCCAAGAAGTTTGATGCTGGGGTACTTATCCATGAGGGACGCTTTACATACCGCAAGAAAAAGCTTCATCTGTGGTCTGATCTTGGAGAATTATGGGTAAAAAAATATGAACTTCCCATTCCATTGGGGCTCATCTTAGTGAAAAAAGAGTTAGGTGTGGAATTCGCCAGACGAGTGTCTGATCAGATCAAACAGAGCATAGAGGTCGCCAGAACTCATCCAGTTTTATTGAAGGAATATATCGCATTGCATGCCCAAGAGATGGACCAAGAAGTAATTCAAAATCACATTGATTTATATGTAAACGAAATGAGCTGGGATATGGGTCCAAGGGGTAGAGCAGCAGTCGAAGAGTTGTTGAGAATTGCGAATGAATTACCTGCTGGAGGGAATAGACTAGAATTCATTTAG
- the mraZ gene encoding division/cell wall cluster transcriptional repressor MraZ: MYDLTGEFEVKLDDKSRLRLPAQLMKQLAPNVSGKLVLNRGFEKCLLLYPADVWAEKTKEVNQLNTYNAKKRAFVRYFYRGATTVLPDANDRILLSKSLMEHAGIDQEVILLAYNNQVEVWSKGTYLAMVAQEPENFSDLAEEIFGDGNG, encoded by the coding sequence ATGTACGACCTGACTGGAGAGTTTGAAGTAAAGCTGGACGACAAAAGCCGCCTCAGACTTCCTGCGCAACTTATGAAGCAACTTGCGCCAAACGTATCAGGAAAATTGGTTCTCAATCGTGGTTTTGAAAAGTGTTTGCTCCTTTACCCGGCAGATGTCTGGGCAGAAAAGACGAAGGAAGTCAATCAACTGAATACATACAATGCAAAAAAACGTGCCTTCGTAAGGTACTTCTATCGCGGCGCGACAACGGTTTTGCCGGATGCAAATGATCGCATATTGCTTTCTAAGTCTTTGATGGAACATGCGGGAATTGATCAAGAAGTAATCTTGCTGGCGTATAATAACCAAGTAGAGGTATGGTCCAAAGGGACTTATCTGGCGATGGTGGCGCAAGAACCCGAAAATTTTTCGGATCTCGCAGAAGAGATATTTGGTGATGGGAATGGATGA